From the genome of Brevinematales bacterium, one region includes:
- the argB gene encoding acetylglutamate kinase produces the protein MKNIEVLVEALPYIIKFRDTIIVIKYGGSVMTNEELKQSFCKDIVILKMLGMHPVIVHGGGNKISEVMRKMNKQPKFVRGQRITDSETMEIVEMVLNGLINKEVVFNIIKNGGKAVGISGKDNFTIKAKKKFVDTDIDLGFVGEVESINNQLIISLIKEGYIPILSPTGVDEKGHTYNINADDVSAEIAVSLKAEKLIYLTDVDGIYRDINDKSTLIPSITIKELSDMVENGSIKEGMIPKAMSMIKALERGVKKVHIINGTIKHSILLEIFTDEGIGTQITI, from the coding sequence ATGAAAAACATAGAAGTTCTTGTTGAGGCTTTACCTTACATAATTAAGTTTAGAGATACAATCATAGTCATAAAGTATGGTGGTAGTGTAATGACAAATGAAGAGCTAAAACAATCATTTTGTAAAGACATTGTAATACTCAAAATGCTAGGCATGCATCCTGTAATAGTGCACGGTGGCGGAAACAAAATCTCCGAAGTTATGAGGAAGATGAATAAGCAACCCAAATTCGTTAGAGGACAAAGAATAACAGATTCTGAAACCATGGAAATCGTAGAAATGGTTTTAAACGGATTGATAAATAAAGAAGTAGTTTTCAACATAATCAAAAATGGCGGTAAAGCAGTAGGAATATCAGGCAAAGACAATTTCACCATAAAAGCAAAAAAGAAATTCGTAGATACAGACATTGATCTAGGTTTTGTAGGTGAAGTTGAAAGCATAAACAACCAGCTAATTATATCTCTCATCAAAGAAGGTTATATACCTATTTTATCTCCAACAGGTGTTGATGAAAAAGGACACACATATAACATAAACGCAGATGATGTATCAGCCGAAATAGCAGTATCACTAAAAGCAGAAAAATTAATATATCTAACAGATGTAGATGGAATATACAGAGATATAAACGACAAGAGTACACTCATACCGTCAATTACAATAAAGGAACTCTCAGACATGGTAGAAAATGGCAGTATAAAAGAAGGTATGATACCCAAAGCAATGTCAATGATAAAAGCACTAGAAAGAGGAGTAAAAAAAGTCCATATAATAAACGGAACAATAAAACACTCAATCCTATTAGAAATCTTCACAGATGAAGGTATAGGAACCCAAATAACTATCTAA
- a CDS encoding PASTA domain-containing protein: MNILGITKETDLITSETRKFLFFLFVAFITFFIFFVIMVAILLTPSQTVMVPDTVGDELLDAIIKIENSRLIPNVEVVVSEEKPRGFIIRQIPSPGNTVREGKTVKLFVSMGSGEFILPDFSGKPLEEVRLFLSSKGVYISSVEYVQSDYGEGTIVKTYPSAGAKLKPGNQVVLYVSTGSSSSFPMPNMIGFSYDKAMLFLESKNINYKVTTVPITDPANDGVVIDHIPREGEMISQDVTPELMVGVFGDENVVQTTRFVVYRAGLSQFSKEGVNIYYVKVLISDVTGTRRVDKTFDKLTTLVLPLKIRGIGKVQIYINDQLVKEDNI, translated from the coding sequence ATGAATATTTTGGGTATAACAAAAGAGACTGATTTGATTACAAGCGAGACTAGAAAATTCTTGTTTTTTCTTTTTGTTGCTTTTATTACTTTCTTCATATTTTTTGTGATAATGGTTGCCATATTACTTACTCCTTCACAGACAGTCATGGTTCCAGACACGGTAGGTGATGAGTTACTGGATGCTATAATAAAGATAGAAAATTCAAGACTTATACCTAATGTTGAAGTAGTTGTTTCTGAAGAGAAACCAAGAGGATTTATTATAAGGCAAATACCATCACCTGGCAATACTGTTAGAGAAGGCAAAACAGTGAAGCTTTTTGTAAGTATGGGTAGTGGTGAATTTATTTTACCAGATTTTAGTGGTAAACCTTTAGAAGAGGTAAGGTTGTTCTTATCTTCAAAAGGAGTTTATATATCTTCAGTTGAGTATGTTCAATCTGATTATGGTGAAGGTACAATTGTGAAAACGTATCCGTCGGCTGGTGCGAAACTAAAGCCAGGCAATCAAGTAGTACTTTATGTGAGTACGGGATCTTCTTCTAGTTTTCCAATGCCTAATATGATAGGTTTTTCTTATGATAAAGCAATGTTGTTTCTTGAATCAAAGAATATAAATTACAAGGTTACAACAGTGCCTATAACAGATCCTGCAAACGATGGGGTAGTTATAGATCATATACCAAGAGAGGGTGAAATGATATCTCAAGATGTAACACCAGAACTTATGGTAGGTGTTTTTGGAGATGAAAATGTAGTACAGACTACTAGATTTGTTGTATATAGAGCTGGTTTATCACAGTTTTCAAAAGAGGGTGTTAATATTTACTATGTGAAAGTTTTAATATCAGATGTTACAGGTACCAGAAGAGTTGATAAAACATTTGACAAACTTACAACATTAGTTTTACCTCTGAAGATTAGAGGAATAGGTAAAGTCCAGATCTATATAAATGATCAGTTAGTCAAAGAAGAT